Proteins from one Nitrosopumilus sp. genomic window:
- a CDS encoding DUF373 family protein, which translates to MSQRVDKVEKDVNASTASKLLVICIDRDNDVGEKAGINTPVIGRDACIEAAQRLALEDPEDADSNSIFAAIKTYEDLISKGYQVEVVTIAGIKDRGIHADEKILAETRKVLEKFSANGAVIVSDGEDDESVIPVIQNVLPVVSVQRVVMKVSRSVEYSYAVFGKYLKMLAYDSKYSKFFLGVPGILLLIGGIGTIFGYTAEIFSILISILGGAFLIRAFDIDRTLSNWSKPTPMGFIRMFTMVAGVLLILSSVPAGINAVDSKLIESDAELITKITDKIIIGEFITGALPILWIGLGAIFAGTLLSNWIGGIPRQISDSLRIIVLIALYPVISQFTNIIINDENSFTLIPPLLGGLAATLISATILFKKYRKHKHQEMVSD; encoded by the coding sequence ATGTCTCAGAGAGTTGACAAAGTAGAAAAAGATGTGAATGCTTCAACTGCCAGTAAATTATTAGTGATTTGCATAGATAGAGATAATGATGTTGGAGAAAAAGCTGGAATAAACACGCCAGTCATAGGCAGAGATGCGTGTATAGAGGCAGCTCAAAGATTAGCATTAGAGGATCCAGAAGACGCTGATTCAAATTCTATTTTTGCAGCAATTAAGACATATGAAGATTTAATCAGTAAAGGGTATCAAGTAGAAGTAGTCACTATTGCAGGAATTAAGGATAGAGGAATTCATGCTGATGAAAAAATTCTTGCCGAAACACGAAAGGTTTTAGAAAAATTTTCTGCAAACGGTGCTGTAATTGTTTCTGATGGAGAAGATGATGAAAGCGTTATACCAGTTATTCAAAACGTCTTGCCAGTGGTATCAGTACAACGCGTTGTGATGAAAGTGAGTAGAAGTGTAGAGTATTCGTATGCCGTTTTTGGAAAATATCTAAAAATGTTAGCATATGATTCAAAATATTCAAAATTCTTTTTAGGAGTTCCTGGAATTCTTTTATTAATTGGTGGGATAGGGACTATATTTGGATACACAGCTGAAATATTTTCAATTCTCATAAGCATTTTAGGAGGAGCGTTCTTGATTAGAGCATTTGATATTGATAGAACATTATCAAATTGGTCAAAACCAACCCCTATGGGTTTTATCAGAATGTTTACAATGGTTGCAGGTGTTCTGTTAATTCTTTCATCAGTGCCAGCTGGAATTAATGCAGTAGATTCAAAATTAATTGAATCAGATGCTGAATTAATAACAAAAATTACTGATAAAATAATAATTGGTGAATTTATTACAGGGGCATTACCAATTTTATGGATTGGATTAGGTGCAATATTTGCTGGAACATTACTTAGTAATTGGATAGGTGGAATTCCAAGACAAATTAGTGATAGTTTAAGGATTATTGTCTTAATAGCACTCTATCCAGTTATATCTCAATTTACTAATATTATAATCAATGATGAAAATTCATTTACTTTAATTCCACCATTGTTAGGAGGATTGGCAGCAACACTAATTTCAGCTACAATTCTCTTTAAAAAATATAGAAAACATAAACATCAAGAAATGGTTTCAGACTAG
- a CDS encoding DUF5679 domain-containing protein, with protein sequence MVQAYCVKCRAKRDIKDPKETKLKNGRPAVKGTCPTCGTNVFRIGKME encoded by the coding sequence ATGGTTCAAGCATATTGCGTAAAATGCAGAGCAAAAAGGGATATCAAAGACCCTAAAGAAACTAAACTAAAAAATGGACGTCCAGCAGTAAAAGGTACTTGTCCAACATGTGGTACGAACGTTTTCCGTATAGGAAAGATGGAATAA
- a CDS encoding translation initiation factor IF-2 subunit beta — MTKSDYENLLKRIQDKLEDSSKESQTRFELPVVDVMWEGQKTFLRNFSEFPKVLRRDPDKVLQYLSKEFAVPAERLGDKAMFVGRRAPDDFTRLFQIYVKNYLECPTCKSPDTKILKENRISFLICEACGAKSTLKGKYA, encoded by the coding sequence GTGACCAAATCAGACTATGAAAATTTGCTTAAACGTATCCAGGATAAACTAGAAGACTCTAGCAAAGAATCCCAAACTAGGTTTGAATTACCAGTAGTGGATGTGATGTGGGAAGGACAAAAGACTTTTTTACGTAATTTCTCAGAATTTCCTAAAGTTCTTCGAAGAGATCCAGATAAGGTTCTCCAATACCTATCAAAAGAATTTGCAGTTCCTGCAGAAAGATTGGGTGATAAAGCCATGTTTGTTGGAAGAAGAGCTCCCGATGACTTTACAAGATTATTTCAAATTTATGTGAAAAATTATCTTGAGTGCCCAACCTGTAAGAGTCCAGATACAAAAATTCTCAAAGAAAATCGAATCTCATTTCTAATTTGTGAAGCATGTGGAGCAAAATCTACTTTAAAAGGTAAATATGCGTAA
- a CDS encoding DUF424 family protein, whose product MQFSVRITEYQKNSMLSICDADLLGKKIIQDELTMHISESYYGERFVERDEAEDLLKNSSIINMVGKKTVSLSIDLGIASKNGVKIISGIPFLIVFKI is encoded by the coding sequence ATGCAATTCTCAGTACGAATTACTGAATATCAAAAAAATTCCATGTTGAGCATTTGTGATGCTGATCTTTTAGGAAAAAAAATTATTCAAGATGAGTTAACAATGCATATTAGTGAAAGCTATTACGGGGAAAGATTTGTTGAAAGAGATGAAGCAGAAGATCTACTAAAAAATTCATCGATAATAAATATGGTAGGAAAAAAGACTGTCTCACTATCGATTGATCTTGGTATTGCCTCCAAAAATGGTGTGAAAATTATTTCAGGCATTCCTTTTCTAATTGTTTTCAAAATATGA
- a CDS encoding serine protein kinase RIO produces MSDDLISDDLLVDDLSRKIESNVDNRLISKSHRGGLKDGFKKGKVINEVLDKPTVMTLYKMITDHVIAYVNGAISAGKESVVFWGVDENNVDVALKIYLVSTSNFKKRESYIHGDPRFSNVKKGTKNLVYLWAKKEFRNLIQCYDAGLPVPRPLYLTKNVLVMEFIGSNGFPCKSLLYSEVDKEDYNQAISIIKDLYNKTKLVHGDFSEYNIFKTETGLLVFDLGSGVDIRHPNAQEFLKRDIYNITKFFNKRGISVSNPDELFEAIIK; encoded by the coding sequence TTGTCTGATGATTTAATTTCTGATGATTTATTGGTTGATGACTTAAGTAGAAAAATAGAATCTAATGTTGACAATAGATTAATTTCTAAATCTCATCGAGGTGGTTTGAAGGATGGTTTCAAAAAAGGTAAAGTAATCAATGAAGTTTTGGATAAACCCACTGTTATGACTCTTTACAAAATGATCACAGATCATGTTATTGCATATGTTAATGGAGCTATAAGTGCTGGAAAGGAATCTGTAGTTTTTTGGGGTGTCGATGAAAATAATGTAGACGTTGCTTTGAAAATTTATTTGGTAAGTACTTCAAATTTTAAAAAACGTGAGTCTTACATTCATGGTGATCCAAGATTCTCTAATGTCAAAAAAGGTACTAAAAATCTAGTTTATCTGTGGGCGAAAAAGGAATTTCGTAACTTGATTCAATGCTATGATGCTGGACTTCCAGTTCCAAGACCCTTATATCTCACAAAAAATGTTCTTGTAATGGAATTTATTGGTTCAAATGGTTTTCCTTGTAAGTCATTATTATACTCAGAAGTAGACAAGGAAGATTATAATCAAGCAATATCTATTATTAAAGATCTTTATAATAAAACAAAACTGGTTCACGGAGATTTTTCAGAATATAATATTTTTAAAACAGAAACCGGATTACTAGTTTTTGATTTGGGCTCTGGAGTTGACATTAGACATCCAAATGCTCAAGAATTTCTTAAAAGAGATATTTATAATATTACAAAATTTTTTAATAAAAGAGGAATTTCTGTTAGTAACCCTGATGAATTATTTGAGGCGATTATAAAATGA
- a CDS encoding KH domain-containing protein: protein MSFEKLIRIPNDRIAVLIGKSGNVKSKIEQLCHVSLEIDGETGEVFIKSQDSIEKIQPFKAMEIVIAIGRGFSPENAMTLLQGENVLHIIDLREFTGKSKANIERIKGRIIGEGGRARRNMENLSGTHISVYGKTVSIIGDASKLRLAVDAISSISSGSMHGAVYTKLEAANRRNKQEKMKLWEDQDVFY, encoded by the coding sequence ATGAGTTTTGAAAAACTAATTCGTATTCCAAATGATAGGATTGCTGTTTTAATTGGAAAGTCAGGTAATGTAAAATCAAAAATTGAACAATTATGTCATGTATCTTTGGAGATTGATGGTGAAACTGGGGAAGTTTTTATAAAATCACAAGATAGTATTGAAAAAATTCAACCTTTCAAAGCTATGGAAATTGTTATTGCTATAGGTAGAGGCTTTTCACCTGAAAATGCTATGACTTTACTACAAGGTGAAAATGTATTGCATATTATAGATCTCAGGGAATTTACTGGAAAGTCTAAAGCAAATATTGAAAGGATAAAAGGGAGGATTATTGGAGAAGGTGGTAGAGCTAGAAGAAACATGGAAAATCTTAGTGGTACACATATCTCAGTGTATGGAAAAACTGTTTCAATTATTGGCGATGCAAGTAAATTACGATTAGCAGTTGATGCAATATCTTCAATTTCAAGTGGAAGTATGCATGGTGCAGTCTATACTAAATTAGAAGCTGCAAACAGAAGAAATAAACAAGAAAAAATGAAATTGTGGGAAGATCAAGATGTCTTCTATTAA
- a CDS encoding DNA topoisomerase VI subunit B: MSSIKEKFNQISPSEFFYSNRDLAGFSNPTRSLYTAVREFVENALDACDQKGILPDVHLIIKAVDPEKSDPKPYILTVKDNGPGIDSSHIPLAFGTVLYGSKFGLKQARGMFGLGATMAILYGQITTNKPVIVKSSVDGKIQDEFELLLDIQNNKPVIVKHSTKEVSKHGLSVSVCLEGDYSKAGNKIRDYVYETSLITPYASISFDDPKGEKFSHPRFVKDIPPPPTIIRPHPHGIDVERIRRMIVESQFEIPTIDDAMIEKVRKDLGLSMKSLSFTGIMDKAKKKWKTLPRQVRVVIALMSFLKMDFDKLMKIKIEDIDMSNKKLFYWDFGDSQSKSIDLDPTSSYFKQLTNTVQGEPLTTFLTKRFQRIGPTTALKFAEFAGFKPEKRMGTMTNQELVNLSDSLQKYEDFLAPDPSCLAPLGEESLEKGIKKFFNPDFTAVVQRPASAYSGFPFIIEMGIAYGGDIKTGGPHVYRYANRIPLLYDEGSDVVLKVVNDADWGRYKVKGDPPFIIVSHICSTRIPYKTAGKENVADRPEIERELRLGLQYLSRKLAAYMSKRGQADMAKKRANLYAKYIPLIAQFCTELADKKKEPNYKKLLEDESSFESKKIVKEEAEIEN, translated from the coding sequence ATGTCTTCTATTAAAGAAAAATTTAATCAAATATCACCTAGTGAATTCTTTTACAGTAATCGTGATTTAGCTGGATTTAGTAATCCTACACGATCCCTGTATACTGCTGTTAGAGAATTTGTTGAAAATGCCTTAGATGCATGTGATCAAAAGGGGATTCTTCCAGACGTTCATCTAATTATCAAGGCTGTTGATCCTGAAAAATCTGATCCTAAGCCCTATATTTTGACTGTAAAAGATAATGGTCCTGGAATAGATTCTAGTCACATTCCACTTGCATTTGGAACTGTATTATATGGTTCCAAATTTGGACTAAAACAAGCCAGAGGAATGTTTGGTCTGGGTGCAACAATGGCCATTTTGTATGGACAAATTACAACTAACAAACCTGTTATAGTAAAAAGCTCTGTGGATGGAAAAATACAAGATGAATTTGAATTGCTACTGGATATTCAAAATAATAAACCAGTTATTGTAAAACATTCTACTAAAGAAGTTTCAAAACATGGACTCTCTGTTAGTGTTTGTTTAGAAGGTGATTACTCTAAAGCAGGAAATAAAATAAGAGACTATGTATATGAAACTTCTTTGATTACTCCTTATGCATCAATTTCTTTTGATGATCCTAAAGGAGAAAAATTTAGCCATCCTAGATTTGTAAAAGATATTCCACCCCCTCCTACAATAATTAGACCTCATCCACATGGAATCGATGTAGAAAGAATTAGGAGAATGATAGTTGAATCCCAATTTGAGATTCCTACTATTGATGATGCAATGATCGAAAAAGTCAGAAAAGATTTAGGATTGTCAATGAAAAGTCTTAGTTTTACTGGAATTATGGACAAAGCAAAAAAAAAATGGAAAACACTTCCACGCCAAGTTAGAGTTGTAATTGCATTGATGTCATTTTTGAAAATGGATTTTGATAAGCTGATGAAAATTAAAATTGAAGATATTGACATGTCAAACAAAAAATTATTTTATTGGGATTTTGGTGATTCACAATCGAAATCAATAGACTTGGATCCTACAAGTTCTTATTTCAAACAATTAACAAATACTGTCCAAGGTGAGCCTTTAACCACCTTTCTAACTAAAAGATTTCAACGTATAGGTCCAACCACTGCGCTAAAATTTGCAGAGTTTGCAGGATTTAAGCCTGAAAAACGGATGGGCACTATGACCAATCAAGAGTTAGTAAATCTTAGTGATTCCTTGCAAAAATATGAAGATTTCCTTGCACCTGATCCCAGCTGTCTTGCACCGTTAGGAGAAGAATCGTTAGAAAAAGGAATAAAAAAATTCTTTAATCCTGATTTTACTGCTGTAGTTCAGCGCCCTGCATCAGCTTATTCTGGATTTCCTTTCATTATAGAAATGGGTATTGCATATGGTGGTGACATTAAAACTGGTGGACCACATGTTTACAGGTATGCTAACAGAATTCCATTACTTTATGATGAAGGAAGTGATGTAGTGCTTAAAGTTGTTAATGATGCTGATTGGGGTAGATACAAGGTAAAAGGTGATCCCCCTTTCATCATTGTATCTCATATATGTTCTACTAGAATTCCTTACAAAACTGCAGGAAAAGAAAATGTTGCTGATAGACCAGAAATAGAACGAGAATTAAGATTAGGGTTACAATACTTGTCAAGAAAATTAGCAGCATACATGTCTAAAAGAGGACAAGCCGATATGGCAAAAAAAAGAGCTAATCTTTATGCAAAATACATTCCATTAATTGCTCAATTTTGTACTGAACTGGCTGATAAGAAAAAAGAACCTAATTACAAGAAATTATTAGAAGATGAAAGTTCATTTGAATCTAAAAAGATAGTAAAGGAGGAAGCTGAAATTGAAAACTAG
- a CDS encoding DNA topoisomerase IV subunit A: MKTSKSKERSKKADEKQKNILEMLKSHGAKIYDDLNNEQFPKFSIPSRSVSNIVYDKKLRQYILGNNAALRSSRNSSQLRSFTQLMWLAFFANRLTKEKKSSTLRDVYYSSQAFAIEFEDQSESDNIIVDLEAVTSKPREDFHIFPEERSSIFGDLTIEYTIPGYEGKTMNLSNHPDGYSIGPSLTTAELVDTSAEIVIAIEKGGLFTRFVEEQVDKKFKSIIINTGGQAPRSTRTLLKRLHDEMNLPVIVLTDGDVYGEHIAMVIKSGSANAAHLRELTVPDAKWVGVWATDIEKYKLPTIPMTESDIKRCYDLQKDPRYEDGIWKKELDVFLRLKRKAELEAFSKYGLTNITDKYLPQKLELAKSL, encoded by the coding sequence TTGAAAACTAGTAAGTCCAAAGAACGAAGTAAAAAGGCTGATGAAAAACAAAAGAATATTCTTGAGATGCTTAAAAGTCATGGTGCAAAAATATATGATGACTTAAATAATGAACAATTTCCAAAATTCTCAATTCCGAGTAGATCTGTTAGCAATATAGTTTATGATAAAAAACTTAGACAATACATTTTAGGAAACAATGCTGCTTTGAGAAGTTCAAGAAATTCTTCTCAATTAAGATCTTTTACACAATTAATGTGGCTAGCATTTTTTGCAAATAGATTAACCAAAGAAAAAAAATCATCCACCTTAAGAGATGTTTACTATTCATCACAAGCTTTCGCAATTGAGTTTGAAGATCAATCTGAATCTGATAACATAATTGTTGATTTAGAGGCAGTAACTTCAAAACCTCGAGAAGATTTTCACATTTTTCCTGAGGAAAGAAGCTCGATCTTTGGTGATTTAACTATAGAATATACTATTCCTGGATATGAAGGAAAAACTATGAATTTATCTAATCATCCTGATGGATACTCAATAGGTCCTAGTTTAACTACTGCAGAATTAGTAGATACTAGTGCTGAAATTGTAATTGCTATTGAAAAAGGTGGTCTTTTCACACGATTTGTTGAGGAGCAAGTTGATAAAAAATTCAAATCTATTATAATTAATACTGGTGGACAAGCTCCACGTTCAACTAGAACTTTATTGAAAAGATTACATGATGAAATGAACTTACCTGTAATTGTGCTTACTGATGGTGACGTGTATGGAGAACATATTGCCATGGTTATCAAATCCGGCTCAGCAAATGCTGCTCATCTAAGAGAGCTAACCGTACCTGATGCAAAATGGGTAGGAGTTTGGGCAACAGACATTGAAAAATATAAACTACCTACTATTCCTATGACTGAATCTGACATTAAACGATGTTATGATCTTCAAAAAGATCCTAGATATGAAGATGGTATTTGGAAAAAAGAATTGGATGTGTTTTTGAGACTAAAAAGAAAAGCAGAATTGGAAGCTTTCTCAAAATATGGGCTTACGAATATTACCGATAAATATTTACCACAAAAATTAGAACTGGCAAAAAGTCTCTGA
- a CDS encoding Hsp20/alpha crystallin family protein, giving the protein MASYKGAYSNEKSLNFVIPIIVILFLGVIYIMTQRADSGFVSFILIGVAALTMFYWVRVLKKMTKNQKPAYTQTREQETKNWVYDLIKGEGEFVFVAEVPGPEDKIAVRLVDGILYIRGTAGFSKEVPIEDASNMQIFDFKYRNGVLTLRIK; this is encoded by the coding sequence TTGGCAAGTTACAAAGGAGCATATTCAAATGAGAAATCATTAAATTTTGTAATACCAATTATAGTGATTTTATTTTTAGGAGTTATCTATATTATGACACAAAGAGCAGATTCAGGATTTGTTAGCTTTATCTTGATAGGTGTTGCAGCACTGACAATGTTTTACTGGGTAAGAGTTCTAAAAAAAATGACTAAAAATCAAAAACCAGCATACACTCAAACAAGAGAACAAGAAACAAAAAACTGGGTTTATGATCTAATAAAGGGCGAAGGGGAATTTGTATTTGTAGCTGAAGTACCAGGACCAGAAGATAAAATTGCAGTTAGGTTAGTAGATGGCATATTATACATACGTGGAACTGCTGGTTTCTCGAAAGAGGTTCCCATAGAAGATGCAAGTAACATGCAGATATTTGATTTCAAATACAGAAATGGCGTCTTGACACTCAGAATAAAATAA
- a CDS encoding DNA-directed RNA polymerase — MSEERKMYPMKCTDCGTDSEVPFEPKPDRPVYCKECLSKHRSK; from the coding sequence ATGTCAGAAGAACGTAAAATGTATCCTATGAAATGTACCGATTGCGGTACAGATTCAGAAGTACCTTTTGAACCAAAACCAGATAGACCAGTCTATTGTAAAGAATGTTTATCAAAACATCGTAGTAAGTGA
- a CDS encoding S-methyl-5'-thioadenosine phosphorylase, translated as MEKDVEIGIFGGTGIYDSGLLENPQEINIDTPYGKPSDTITVGVFNERKIAFLPRHGKKHTIPPHMINFRANIWAFKELGITRIIAPSAVGSLKEELEPGHFVLPSQFLDFTKSRKGSFSEKGRVIHISVADPFCPELQSSILNVVNNQNMQIHKDCTYICIEGPRFSTKAESKFFRTIGADIIGMTLVPECQLSREAQMCYASISTITDYDVWKEKPVTAKEVLEILSKNVARTKTILTELIEKIPKTRTCSCAKALEEAEF; from the coding sequence ATGGAAAAAGATGTAGAGATTGGAATTTTTGGCGGTACTGGAATCTATGATTCAGGATTGTTAGAAAATCCACAGGAAATAAACATCGATACACCTTATGGAAAGCCTTCAGATACAATCACAGTAGGAGTATTTAATGAAAGGAAAATCGCATTTCTTCCAAGACATGGAAAAAAACATACAATTCCACCTCACATGATTAATTTCAGGGCAAATATTTGGGCATTTAAAGAATTAGGAATTACAAGGATAATTGCACCTTCAGCTGTTGGAAGCCTGAAAGAAGAGTTAGAACCAGGTCATTTTGTGTTACCTTCACAATTTTTAGATTTTACAAAATCAAGAAAAGGATCATTTTCAGAAAAAGGAAGAGTCATCCATATTTCAGTAGCTGACCCTTTTTGTCCAGAATTGCAGTCATCAATATTAAATGTAGTAAATAATCAAAATATGCAAATACACAAAGATTGCACATATATCTGTATTGAAGGTCCACGATTTTCAACCAAAGCAGAATCAAAATTTTTTAGAACAATTGGAGCAGATATAATTGGAATGACACTTGTTCCAGAATGCCAGCTATCTAGAGAAGCTCAGATGTGTTATGCATCAATTTCAACAATTACAGATTATGATGTATGGAAAGAGAAGCCAGTTACTGCAAAAGAAGTTCTTGAAATACTTTCAAAAAACGTCGCAAGAACAAAGACAATACTTACTGAATTAATAGAAAAAATTCCAAAAACTAGGACTTGTTCATGTGCAAAGGCATTAGAAGAAGCAGAATTTTAA
- a CDS encoding adenine phosphoribosyltransferase: MNLKDKIAEYPNFPKKGILFRDFSPILKDPSALSFIADEFEKHFHPNDVDVFAGIESRGFILACILASRYNKGMIMIRKVGKLPGKTTKLSYPNEYGKDTIEIQKDIIKEKQKVLICDDLLATGGTAKASAKLIEKIGGEISGFAFIIELAELNGMNEISNYNCKSLVKY; this comes from the coding sequence ATGAATCTAAAAGATAAGATAGCGGAATATCCAAACTTTCCTAAAAAAGGAATATTGTTTAGAGACTTTAGTCCAATTTTGAAGGATCCATCGGCATTATCTTTCATTGCTGATGAATTTGAAAAACATTTTCATCCCAATGATGTAGATGTGTTTGCAGGAATAGAATCAAGAGGGTTTATTCTTGCATGCATTTTGGCTTCAAGATACAATAAGGGAATGATAATGATTAGAAAAGTAGGCAAGTTACCTGGAAAAACAACAAAATTGTCATATCCCAACGAATATGGTAAAGACACTATAGAGATTCAAAAGGACATCATCAAAGAAAAACAAAAAGTTCTCATCTGTGATGATTTACTTGCAACTGGCGGAACAGCCAAAGCATCTGCAAAATTAATTGAAAAAATAGGTGGAGAAATTTCAGGATTTGCATTCATAATAGAATTAGCAGAATTAAATGGAATGAATGAAATTAGTAATTACAATTGTAAATCATTGGTGAAGTACTAA
- a CDS encoding biofilm-associated protein, with translation MNRSSTRGIILSIALLFSVTLILIPAHAEEVTVKSIALDETTVLELTNDSDVDITAFRIWLGSDFSFTSFKTEKGWVGEKTPQGVIIFTSSESIKPGESVKFGVKTDKSNLGINWKALDKQDKQISIGKSIASSLPNEVEDPNSKGNTDVSISPESTFRIVPEKPNIGSTIRVTGEKFGASQMFDVYIDSTKIGNFETNEDGNFMTTVKIPENQNADRADFKIVNKNGEEKKISLRVGQITSRVIDSVNIPLTIQGIPNVIHRGDLLEIFGTGNPNSAVKMEITGPNGDLTRAIAAETDSKGNWEVEPLLVPLDRPFGEYVGVLTDGRSSKTINWTLESDKKIIITPITLKFDQGQTIKFNGTALPGKSIELILEDPLGKEITSDIIQVDESGIVSFEFPTTQNTMEGTYTLIATQETYKEFIHVGIGQMPTIPVNLEFDKLNYKAGDTAVITLSGKASEIISLLIIDPSDKPKGDAISIKLEPDGRGTHTIDLKGYSSGVYTAVISKGSTQSSETFTVGLQTGSGEIDINTTKVDYHPGDSVLILGETSPNNLLTVSMIDPDGKEIKTRDTFSNKNGKISEGSFRIPSDAKPGIWTIKATSGSNFDNTKINVLGVIQEGMVVVVDEGKAIPGFGKTINIHVYGATQTVQIEIVDQGGKVIEELSFPASKSGEINQPWIVPQDTEPGTYTIKASDALKSAETTYKIQ, from the coding sequence ATGAATAGATCCTCTACTAGGGGAATTATCCTCTCAATTGCATTATTGTTTTCAGTAACATTAATTTTAATTCCAGCACATGCAGAAGAAGTAACTGTCAAAAGTATCGCATTAGATGAAACCACAGTTCTAGAATTAACTAATGATTCAGATGTAGATATCACCGCATTTAGAATTTGGCTTGGAAGTGATTTTAGTTTTACATCTTTTAAAACTGAGAAAGGATGGGTTGGTGAAAAAACACCACAAGGAGTTATAATTTTTACATCATCAGAATCCATCAAACCAGGTGAATCTGTAAAATTTGGGGTAAAGACAGACAAATCAAATTTAGGTATTAATTGGAAAGCATTAGATAAACAAGATAAACAGATTAGCATAGGCAAATCAATTGCCAGTAGTTTACCAAATGAGGTTGAAGATCCAAATAGTAAAGGAAATACAGATGTATCTATTTCTCCAGAGTCAACATTTAGAATAGTTCCAGAGAAACCAAATATCGGATCAACAATAAGAGTTACAGGAGAGAAGTTTGGAGCATCACAAATGTTTGATGTTTATATTGATTCAACAAAAATAGGCAACTTTGAGACAAATGAAGATGGTAATTTTATGACTACAGTGAAGATTCCAGAAAACCAAAACGCAGATAGAGCAGATTTTAAAATAGTAAACAAAAATGGTGAAGAGAAAAAAATTAGTCTCAGAGTAGGTCAAATTACAAGTAGAGTTATAGATTCAGTAAACATACCACTTACAATCCAAGGGATTCCAAATGTGATTCATAGAGGGGACTTGTTAGAGATTTTTGGAACCGGAAATCCAAATAGTGCAGTTAAAATGGAGATTACGGGACCAAATGGAGATTTGACCAGAGCAATCGCAGCAGAAACAGATAGTAAAGGAAATTGGGAAGTAGAGCCACTCTTAGTTCCATTAGATAGACCATTTGGTGAATACGTAGGAGTTCTTACAGATGGAAGAAGCAGTAAAACAATTAATTGGACATTAGAATCTGACAAAAAAATAATTATCACTCCAATCACATTAAAATTTGATCAAGGCCAAACTATAAAATTTAATGGTACAGCTTTACCAGGTAAGTCTATTGAATTAATATTAGAAGATCCACTAGGAAAGGAAATTACTTCAGATATTATTCAGGTTGATGAATCAGGTATTGTAAGTTTTGAATTCCCAACCACTCAAAATACAATGGAGGGAACATATACCCTAATTGCAACACAGGAAACATACAAAGAATTTATTCATGTAGGAATTGGTCAAATGCCTACAATCCCAGTTAATTTAGAATTTGATAAGTTAAATTACAAAGCAGGAGATACTGCTGTCATTACGTTATCAGGGAAAGCATCTGAGATCATTAGTTTGTTAATAATTGATCCTTCCGACAAACCCAAAGGGGATGCTATATCAATTAAATTGGAACCAGATGGGCGAGGAACACACACTATAGATTTGAAAGGATATTCATCAGGAGTATATACTGCTGTCATTAGTAAAGGAAGTACTCAGAGTTCAGAGACATTTACAGTAGGTCTACAGACAGGCTCTGGAGAGATCGATATTAACACCACAAAAGTTGATTATCATCCAGGTGATTCAGTTTTGATTTTAGGAGAAACATCCCCCAACAATCTATTAACTGTAAGCATGATTGACCCAGATGGAAAGGAAATTAAAACTAGAGATACTTTTTCAAATAAAAATGGAAAAATTTCTGAGGGGTCATTTAGAATTCCATCAGATGCAAAACCAGGGATATGGACAATTAAGGCAACAAGTGGTTCAAACTTTGATAATACAAAAATCAATGTTCTAGGAGTTATTCAAGAAGGAATGGTAGTAGTTGTAGATGAAGGAAAAGCAATTCCAGGATTTGGAAAGACAATCAACATTCATGTATATGGGGCAACACAAACAGTTCAAATTGAAATTGTTGATCAAGGTGGAAAAGTCATTGAAGAACTCTCATTTCCGGCATCAAAATCCGGTGAGATTAATCAACCATGGATCGTTCCTCAAGATACAGAACCAGGAACATATACAATCAAGGCTTCAGATGCATTGAAGTCTGCTGAAACAACCTATAAGATCCAGTAG